Proteins from a single region of Hordeum vulgare subsp. vulgare chromosome 6H, MorexV3_pseudomolecules_assembly, whole genome shotgun sequence:
- the LOC123401598 gene encoding uncharacterized protein LOC123401598 isoform X3, with protein sequence MEQDIPAFKPQWLMQGQVTATGAATLWAASSSRKVDCQGKGGSSRNRSSGHSRDQSSRQSSSRRSSVSSGSRRLDRDDMGKTRGYANFGRNKDKEREKDFDSRDRESRSITADRDGFQSFSSCRPERDRLNRARSKADTSSKGVISLNNGSTSKSNTVGVAFEREFPQLSSEDKNGKQDISRVPSPGITTPIQSLPPFTLSDGWTSKLVGAPLSSEPKKNLLTSSVPQAPPSKKPEVALNGGTALSMAETVMQAPQRTSSGPQLSIDAQKIEERTLRQNTLRPMTSTTSKSSVTSSSKSKGTRIGDLAGTSKAIQQSLALPANGSVRAPAKTELSKLTLSGSFKILSREQNCTAQTPKDSPGNPASPPSRVASMEPHKKPPLVQKPKVSTHDLPLVQGSSVGKSRLKFFESLRTKSSSSAVESGCEPSPSSGVDAKHDSCLDSGMKCMGNGKCFCEEANSSEGSQRHHSDSEENNPSLQSVDMAAGGSQQLVVENLESDSSSELADTGDEGFQVSVSDNADGSSSSALADSDDGYKNSQSGNEEASSSSEGTEPEDEEFPAEAIFTAEDLAFMISLGWSKDEKVQPLGLEEIADYVRRHKGLEQRLFSMEGNADIKIVLLYLCGQS encoded by the exons ATGGAGCAGGACATACCCGCCTTCAAGCCGCAATGGCTGATGCAGGGCCAGGTCACGGCTACTGGTGCCGCGACCCTCTGGGCTGCATCTTCGTCACGCAAAG TAGATTGTCAAGGTAAGGGTGGTTCATCAAGAAATCGCTCATCTGGGCACAGCCGTGACCAGAGTTCCCGGCAGTCTTCATCACGGAGGAGTTCAGTCTCAAGTGGATCCCGGAGGCTTGACCGGGATGACATGGGGAAGACAAGGGGCTATGCAAATTTTGGAAGGAACAAGGATAAGGAGAGGGAGAAAGATTTTGATTCCCGTGATAGAGAGAGTAGGTCCATTACAGCAGACCGTGATGGCTTTCAATCATTTAGCTCATGTAGACCTGAAAGGGATAGGTTAAATCGTGCTCGCTCGAAGGCAGACACATCAAGTAAGGGAGTAATTAGTCTAAATAATGGTAGTACATCTAAAAGCAATACTGTTGGCGTCGCCTTTGAGCGAGAATTCCCACAGCTTAGTTCCGAGGACAAGAATGGAAAGCAAGACATAAGCAGAGTCCCGTCTCCTGGTATCACCACCCCAATTCAGAGCCTGCCTCCATTTACTCTGTCTGATGGCTGGACCTCCAAGCTAGTAGGTGCTCCTCTTTCAAGTGAGCCAAAGAAAAATCTTCTTACCTCTTCTGTACCACAAGCCCCTCCTAGTAAAAAGCCTGAAGTAGCACTGAACGGTGGTACTGCATTAAGCATGGCAGAGACAGTTATGCAAGCTCCTCAGAGAACTTCGTCTGGACCTCAG TTATCAATTGATGCTCAGAAGATTGAAGAAAGAACTTTGAGACAAAACACTCTAAGACCCATGACTTCTACAACAAGCAAATCTTCT GTAACAAGCTCTTCCAAATCAAAAGGAACACGGATTGGAGATCTTGCTGGTACTAGTAAGGCCATACAACAATCATTAGCACTTCCCGCCAATGGTTCTGTTCGAGCTCCAGCCAAAACAGAGCTTTCAAAGCTTACTCTTTCAGGAAGCTTTAAAATCCTCAGCCGAGAGCAAAATTGTACTGCACAGACTCCTAAAGACTCTCCAGGCAATCCTGCGAGTCCTCCATCTCGTGTGGCTTCCATGGAACCACATAAGAAGCCTCCTCTCGTCCAAAAGCCCAAGGTTTCCACACATGATCTTCCTCTAGTGCAAGGTTCATCTGTTGGCAAATCAAGATTAAAATTCTTCGAGTCACTTCGAACCAAATCTTCAAGTTCAGCTGTTGAGTCAGGTTGTGAGCCATCTCCATCCAGCGGAGTTGATGCAAAGCatgattcttgtcttgattctggaATGAAATGCATGGGGAATGGAAAGTGTTTCTGTGAAGAAGCAAATTCTTCCGAGGGATCTCAGCGGCACCATTCAGACAGTGAGGAGAACAATCCATCCTTGCAGTCTGTTGACATGGCAGCTGGGGGGTCTCAGCAGCTTGTAGTAGAAAACCTGGAGTCTGACTCCTCATCTGAACTTGCTGACACAGGAGATGAAGGATTCCAAGTATCCGTCTCAGACAATGCAGATGGTAGCTCCTCCTCAGCGCTTGCAGATTCAGATGATGGGTACAAGAATTCCCAGTCTGGCAATGAGGAAGCTAGTTCATCCTCAGAGGGTACTGAACCAGAAGACGAGGAGTTTCCAGCTGAAGCCATATTTACTGCAGAAGATCTGGCTTTCATGATATCCCTTGGCTGGAGTAAAGATGAAAAAGTGCAACCTTTGGGTTTGGAGGAAATTGCTGATTAT GTGAGGCGCCATAAGGGGCTGGAGCAGAGGCTTTTCTCCATGGAAGGCAATGCGGACATCAAGATAGTTCTCCTTTATCTTTGCGGTCAGAGCTAA
- the LOC123401598 gene encoding uncharacterized protein LOC123401598 isoform X1, with translation MEQDIPAFKPQWLMQGQVTATGAATLWAASSSRKVDCQGKGGSSRNRSSGHSRDQSSRQSSSRRSSVSSGSRRLDRDDMGKTRGYANFGRNKDKEREKDFDSRDRESRSITADRDGFQSFSSCRPERDRLNRARSKADTSSKGVISLNNGSTSKSNTVGVAFEREFPQLSSEDKNGKQDISRVPSPGITTPIQSLPPFTLSDGWTSKLVGAPLSSEPKKNLLTSSVPQAPPSKKPEVALNGGTALSMAETVMQAPQRTSSGPQLSIDAQKIEERTLRQNTLRPMTSTTSKSSIIQVTSSSKSKGTRIGDLAGTSKAIQQSLALPANGSVRAPAKTELSKLTLSGSFKILSREQNCTAQTPKDSPGNPASPPSRVASMEPHKKPPLVQKPKVSTHDLPLVQGSSVGKSRLKFFESLRTKSSSSAVESGCEPSPSSGVDAKHDSCLDSGMKCMGNGKCFCEEANSSEGSQRHHSDSEENNPSLQSVDMAAGGSQQLVVENLESDSSSELADTGDEGFQVSVSDNADGSSSSALADSDDGYKNSQSGNEEASSSSEGTEPEDEEFPAEAIFTAEDLAFMISLGWSKDEKVQPLGLEEIADYVRRHKGLEQRLFSMEGNADIKIVLLYLCGQS, from the exons ATGGAGCAGGACATACCCGCCTTCAAGCCGCAATGGCTGATGCAGGGCCAGGTCACGGCTACTGGTGCCGCGACCCTCTGGGCTGCATCTTCGTCACGCAAAG TAGATTGTCAAGGTAAGGGTGGTTCATCAAGAAATCGCTCATCTGGGCACAGCCGTGACCAGAGTTCCCGGCAGTCTTCATCACGGAGGAGTTCAGTCTCAAGTGGATCCCGGAGGCTTGACCGGGATGACATGGGGAAGACAAGGGGCTATGCAAATTTTGGAAGGAACAAGGATAAGGAGAGGGAGAAAGATTTTGATTCCCGTGATAGAGAGAGTAGGTCCATTACAGCAGACCGTGATGGCTTTCAATCATTTAGCTCATGTAGACCTGAAAGGGATAGGTTAAATCGTGCTCGCTCGAAGGCAGACACATCAAGTAAGGGAGTAATTAGTCTAAATAATGGTAGTACATCTAAAAGCAATACTGTTGGCGTCGCCTTTGAGCGAGAATTCCCACAGCTTAGTTCCGAGGACAAGAATGGAAAGCAAGACATAAGCAGAGTCCCGTCTCCTGGTATCACCACCCCAATTCAGAGCCTGCCTCCATTTACTCTGTCTGATGGCTGGACCTCCAAGCTAGTAGGTGCTCCTCTTTCAAGTGAGCCAAAGAAAAATCTTCTTACCTCTTCTGTACCACAAGCCCCTCCTAGTAAAAAGCCTGAAGTAGCACTGAACGGTGGTACTGCATTAAGCATGGCAGAGACAGTTATGCAAGCTCCTCAGAGAACTTCGTCTGGACCTCAG TTATCAATTGATGCTCAGAAGATTGAAGAAAGAACTTTGAGACAAAACACTCTAAGACCCATGACTTCTACAACAAGCAAATCTTCT ATTATTCAGGTAACAAGCTCTTCCAAATCAAAAGGAACACGGATTGGAGATCTTGCTGGTACTAGTAAGGCCATACAACAATCATTAGCACTTCCCGCCAATGGTTCTGTTCGAGCTCCAGCCAAAACAGAGCTTTCAAAGCTTACTCTTTCAGGAAGCTTTAAAATCCTCAGCCGAGAGCAAAATTGTACTGCACAGACTCCTAAAGACTCTCCAGGCAATCCTGCGAGTCCTCCATCTCGTGTGGCTTCCATGGAACCACATAAGAAGCCTCCTCTCGTCCAAAAGCCCAAGGTTTCCACACATGATCTTCCTCTAGTGCAAGGTTCATCTGTTGGCAAATCAAGATTAAAATTCTTCGAGTCACTTCGAACCAAATCTTCAAGTTCAGCTGTTGAGTCAGGTTGTGAGCCATCTCCATCCAGCGGAGTTGATGCAAAGCatgattcttgtcttgattctggaATGAAATGCATGGGGAATGGAAAGTGTTTCTGTGAAGAAGCAAATTCTTCCGAGGGATCTCAGCGGCACCATTCAGACAGTGAGGAGAACAATCCATCCTTGCAGTCTGTTGACATGGCAGCTGGGGGGTCTCAGCAGCTTGTAGTAGAAAACCTGGAGTCTGACTCCTCATCTGAACTTGCTGACACAGGAGATGAAGGATTCCAAGTATCCGTCTCAGACAATGCAGATGGTAGCTCCTCCTCAGCGCTTGCAGATTCAGATGATGGGTACAAGAATTCCCAGTCTGGCAATGAGGAAGCTAGTTCATCCTCAGAGGGTACTGAACCAGAAGACGAGGAGTTTCCAGCTGAAGCCATATTTACTGCAGAAGATCTGGCTTTCATGATATCCCTTGGCTGGAGTAAAGATGAAAAAGTGCAACCTTTGGGTTTGGAGGAAATTGCTGATTAT GTGAGGCGCCATAAGGGGCTGGAGCAGAGGCTTTTCTCCATGGAAGGCAATGCGGACATCAAGATAGTTCTCCTTTATCTTTGCGGTCAGAGCTAA
- the LOC123401598 gene encoding uncharacterized protein LOC123401598 isoform X2, protein MEQDIPAFKPQWLMQGQVTATGAATLWAASSSRKDCQGKGGSSRNRSSGHSRDQSSRQSSSRRSSVSSGSRRLDRDDMGKTRGYANFGRNKDKEREKDFDSRDRESRSITADRDGFQSFSSCRPERDRLNRARSKADTSSKGVISLNNGSTSKSNTVGVAFEREFPQLSSEDKNGKQDISRVPSPGITTPIQSLPPFTLSDGWTSKLVGAPLSSEPKKNLLTSSVPQAPPSKKPEVALNGGTALSMAETVMQAPQRTSSGPQLSIDAQKIEERTLRQNTLRPMTSTTSKSSIIQVTSSSKSKGTRIGDLAGTSKAIQQSLALPANGSVRAPAKTELSKLTLSGSFKILSREQNCTAQTPKDSPGNPASPPSRVASMEPHKKPPLVQKPKVSTHDLPLVQGSSVGKSRLKFFESLRTKSSSSAVESGCEPSPSSGVDAKHDSCLDSGMKCMGNGKCFCEEANSSEGSQRHHSDSEENNPSLQSVDMAAGGSQQLVVENLESDSSSELADTGDEGFQVSVSDNADGSSSSALADSDDGYKNSQSGNEEASSSSEGTEPEDEEFPAEAIFTAEDLAFMISLGWSKDEKVQPLGLEEIADYVRRHKGLEQRLFSMEGNADIKIVLLYLCGQS, encoded by the exons ATGGAGCAGGACATACCCGCCTTCAAGCCGCAATGGCTGATGCAGGGCCAGGTCACGGCTACTGGTGCCGCGACCCTCTGGGCTGCATCTTCGTCACGCAAAG ATTGTCAAGGTAAGGGTGGTTCATCAAGAAATCGCTCATCTGGGCACAGCCGTGACCAGAGTTCCCGGCAGTCTTCATCACGGAGGAGTTCAGTCTCAAGTGGATCCCGGAGGCTTGACCGGGATGACATGGGGAAGACAAGGGGCTATGCAAATTTTGGAAGGAACAAGGATAAGGAGAGGGAGAAAGATTTTGATTCCCGTGATAGAGAGAGTAGGTCCATTACAGCAGACCGTGATGGCTTTCAATCATTTAGCTCATGTAGACCTGAAAGGGATAGGTTAAATCGTGCTCGCTCGAAGGCAGACACATCAAGTAAGGGAGTAATTAGTCTAAATAATGGTAGTACATCTAAAAGCAATACTGTTGGCGTCGCCTTTGAGCGAGAATTCCCACAGCTTAGTTCCGAGGACAAGAATGGAAAGCAAGACATAAGCAGAGTCCCGTCTCCTGGTATCACCACCCCAATTCAGAGCCTGCCTCCATTTACTCTGTCTGATGGCTGGACCTCCAAGCTAGTAGGTGCTCCTCTTTCAAGTGAGCCAAAGAAAAATCTTCTTACCTCTTCTGTACCACAAGCCCCTCCTAGTAAAAAGCCTGAAGTAGCACTGAACGGTGGTACTGCATTAAGCATGGCAGAGACAGTTATGCAAGCTCCTCAGAGAACTTCGTCTGGACCTCAG TTATCAATTGATGCTCAGAAGATTGAAGAAAGAACTTTGAGACAAAACACTCTAAGACCCATGACTTCTACAACAAGCAAATCTTCT ATTATTCAGGTAACAAGCTCTTCCAAATCAAAAGGAACACGGATTGGAGATCTTGCTGGTACTAGTAAGGCCATACAACAATCATTAGCACTTCCCGCCAATGGTTCTGTTCGAGCTCCAGCCAAAACAGAGCTTTCAAAGCTTACTCTTTCAGGAAGCTTTAAAATCCTCAGCCGAGAGCAAAATTGTACTGCACAGACTCCTAAAGACTCTCCAGGCAATCCTGCGAGTCCTCCATCTCGTGTGGCTTCCATGGAACCACATAAGAAGCCTCCTCTCGTCCAAAAGCCCAAGGTTTCCACACATGATCTTCCTCTAGTGCAAGGTTCATCTGTTGGCAAATCAAGATTAAAATTCTTCGAGTCACTTCGAACCAAATCTTCAAGTTCAGCTGTTGAGTCAGGTTGTGAGCCATCTCCATCCAGCGGAGTTGATGCAAAGCatgattcttgtcttgattctggaATGAAATGCATGGGGAATGGAAAGTGTTTCTGTGAAGAAGCAAATTCTTCCGAGGGATCTCAGCGGCACCATTCAGACAGTGAGGAGAACAATCCATCCTTGCAGTCTGTTGACATGGCAGCTGGGGGGTCTCAGCAGCTTGTAGTAGAAAACCTGGAGTCTGACTCCTCATCTGAACTTGCTGACACAGGAGATGAAGGATTCCAAGTATCCGTCTCAGACAATGCAGATGGTAGCTCCTCCTCAGCGCTTGCAGATTCAGATGATGGGTACAAGAATTCCCAGTCTGGCAATGAGGAAGCTAGTTCATCCTCAGAGGGTACTGAACCAGAAGACGAGGAGTTTCCAGCTGAAGCCATATTTACTGCAGAAGATCTGGCTTTCATGATATCCCTTGGCTGGAGTAAAGATGAAAAAGTGCAACCTTTGGGTTTGGAGGAAATTGCTGATTAT GTGAGGCGCCATAAGGGGCTGGAGCAGAGGCTTTTCTCCATGGAAGGCAATGCGGACATCAAGATAGTTCTCCTTTATCTTTGCGGTCAGAGCTAA